The sequence below is a genomic window from Thermoflavifilum sp..
GAATGCCTTGAATATCCTGAGCCTTTAACGATGAAATAGCTGAAGAAACATCTGCTCGTTTTTCTGTTCCATATCCAATAACCACTACATCAGACATCATATGTGCTGCAGGCTGTAAAGTAATCTGGATAGTTGACCGACCGGAAATCGGAACCTGCTGAGTTTGCATGCCAATGTAGGAGATTACCAGTGTTTTGGCAGTCAAAGGCACCTGTAATAAAAAATGACCTTGCTCATCTGTTATTGTAGCGATCTGGCTGTTTTCCTTAACGCGTACTGTCGCTCCAGGAAGAGGTTGCCCCGATTCATTATAAACTGTTCCAGTAAGCGAGATGGTTTGTGCAAATGTTTCGCGTTGTGTACCAATGATCATACACACGGTAATAAGGAGTACTAACGTTTTCATCTTCTACAATGTTTGTTTGCTATTAGAAAGACCACGCAATTACCTTGGTTTAGAGATATAGTAAATTTGCTCACAAAATAAAATAAGATTTTAATTCAATTTTGATACTTTTTTATCAATTTATAATACTATTTTTACAAAATATCCTTATTTAAAGCATAATATTAATCGATATTATTTTGACCGAATTATCATTTTATCTTCCACCCAGAAAAAGAGTTTCAAATTTTTCATTTTCTTTGTCTTATGCTGGGACTGCAACTTCCAACCGATCCGCGCTGGGCCAATCTGGCCGCTGTTTCACTGGAAGAAATCCTTACCGACCATGCGTATTGTGAACAAAAAGCGGCCACGCAGTGCATTTCCCTGATTCAGCGATATCCACATTACCCTGAACTGGTGGATCAGCTTGCTCCCATCGTGACGGAAGAATGGGGACATTTTCGCATGGTGCTGGCCGAAATGCGCAAGCGACAGATTCCCCTGGGACGGCAGCGTGCCGACGCCTACGTGAACGCCTTGATGCAAAGACAACAGAAAGGGGGAGACGAACAGGGGCGGCTCCTCGATCAACTGCTTACCTGTGCGCTAATCGAAGCCCGGAGCTGCGAACGCTTCCGCATCCTGAGCGAAGGCCTCGAAGATCCCTACTGGCAAAGGTTCTACCGGCGATTCATGGAGTCGGAAGCCGGACATTATACGCTGTTCATCCAGCTGGCCAAACGCTATATCCCCGAAATGCGCGTGAACCAGCGCTGGCAACAATGGCTCGACTGGGAAGCCGAAATCATCGCCTCCCTACCCCTGCGCGGCGATCGCATGCATTGAATGATTTTCGTGTGTCCACCGGATTGGTATATATTTGCATATATGAACAGGCCCGCCGTGTTATTCCTCTGGTTGCTGTATTTCACCGCCTACATGGAAGGACATGAGCTGCTGCGCCTGCCCCTGCTGATTGAGCATTATGTGCAACATAGAAATGAAAACCCCGCGATGAGCCTGATGGATTTCTTGAAAATGCATTACAGCGGACACATCGTCTACGATGCCGACTGGCAGCAGGATATGCAATTACCTTTCAAAACCGTTCCCTCCAATGATCTTTGCCTGAGTGCGCTGAGTTTGATGATCATCCCCTTCTGGAAAGACATGCACTATATCCTGTCTCCCGAAGATCGAATCCAGGATTCGATTTATCCCCCGAGGCATCTCTCTACCTATCGATATGATTTCTGGAGCTCCATTTTCAAGCCACCCCGGCCGATAGCCTGATTGTTTTTTCTCGTTGAACCTGTTGCATGGAAATGATAGCCTGATGAGTTGGGCTGCCATGGAATGGCCTTATGCTATCCATAGGCCAAAAGGTTTTGCTCTGGTTTTGTATAAAATTTCATCGTTATGCTATCGGCTATTATTCGTTTTTCAATTCGAAATAAACTCATCATTGGTTTGTTATTGATCGCCTGGATAGGCTGGGGAGTGGCCAATCTGCTGCACCTGCCCATCGATGCGGTTCCCGATATCACCAATAATCAGGTGATGGTGATCACGGTATCGCCCAATTTAAGCGCCCCCGATGTGGAACGTTTTATCACCGTACCCATCGAACAAGCCACCCGCAATATTCCAGGAATCACCGAGCAACGCAGTTTTTCGCGTTCCGGCCTGAGTCTGGTGACTATTGTTTTTAACGACCAGACCGATATATACTGGGCCCGGCAGCAGGTGTCGGAACGGCTGTCGCAGGTGCGGAGTCAGATTCCCGCCGGCATGGGATCGCCCGAGCTGGGGCCCATCACCACCGGACTGGGAGAGATTTATCAATATGTGATACGCCCCCTGCCGGGATATGAAGGCAAATATAGCCTGACCGACCTGCGCGATATACAGGACTGGATCGTGCGGCGTCAATTGCTGGGCACACCCGGAGTGGCCGACGTGAGCAGCTTCGGGGGTTATTTAAAACAATATGAGGTGGCGGTTAACATGGAACGGCTGAAAACCTATGGCCTTTCCATCAACGACATCTTCCAGTCGCTCACCCGCAACAATCAAAATGCCGGCGGTGCCTATATCGAACGCGGCCCGAACGTGCTGTTCATCCGCACGGAAGGCCTCACCCGAAACCTCTCCGATATCCGGCAAATCCTCATCAAACGCGTGAACGGCATACCCGTGCACATCGGCGATGTGGCCGACGTACATATCGGCCATGCCATCCGCTACGGCGCCATGGTGTATACCAACCGAGAAAACCAGCAGGAGGTGGCCGGTGCCGTGTTGATGATGATCAAAGGAGGAAACAGCAATCAGGTGATCCAGGCCGTGAAGAAGAAGATTGCAGAAATCCAGAAAACCCTGCCGGAAGGTGTGGTGATCGAGCCTTTCCTGGATCGTACCAAGATGGTCAACAACGCCATCCATACCGTAGAAAAAAACCTCAGCGAAGGAGCCCTGATCGTGGTTTTTGTCCTGGTATTGTTCCTGGCCAATATACGCGCCGGACTGATTGTGGCTTCGGTGATTCCGCTGAGCATGCTGTTTGCCGTGAGCATGATGAACCTGTTTGGCGTGAGCGGCAACCTGATGAGTCTGGGTGCGCTGGATTTCGGTCTGCTGGTCGATGGGGGCGTGATCATCGTGGAAGCCGTCATGCATAAACTCCGCCATGCGGAAAGCTTTCCGGGTAAGACCGTGCTCGACCAGTTAGAAATGGACCGCGTGGTAACGGAATCGGCTGAAAAAATGATGAATGCCGCCGCGTTCGGACAATTCATCATCCTGATCGTGTATTTGCCTATCCTGAGCCTGCAGGGTATCGAAGGGAAAATGTTTCGCCCCATGGCCGAGACCGTGGCTTTTGCCGTGCTCGGAGCCTTCCTCCTGTCGGTGACCTACGTACCCATGATCTCTTCCTTGCTGCTGCAGAAAAAAATTTCTGGGCGCATCCATTATGCCGACAGGGCCCTGCACGTCCTGCAGAAACATTATCGCAGGGCACTGGTATGGACGCTCAAACACTGGAAACCGGTACTCGCCTCGGCAATCGCATTATTTGCCGTGAGCCTGTGGATCCTGTCGCAACTGGGAGGTGAGTTTATCCCTCAACTGGAAGAAGGCGATTTTGCGGTGGATACGCGCCTGCTTACCGGAGCTTCATTGACCAATACCATCCAGACCACCTCGAAGGCGGCCAGGCTCTTAGTGGATAGCTTTCCGGAAGTGGAAAAGGTGGTGGTGAAAATCGGTTCCGGTGAAATTCCCACCGACCCTATGCCCGTAGAGGCTTCCGATATGATGGTGATCCTGAAAGACAAGTCGGAATGGACCAGCGCTCATAGCTTTCCGGAGCTGGCCGATAAAATGAGCCGGGTACTGCAGGCCATCCCGGGCATCGCCACCGGTTTTCAGTTTCCCGTGCAGATGCGTTTCAATGAGCTGATGACGGGCGCTCGCCAGGATGTGGTGTGCAAGATCTTCGGGGATGATCTGGATACGCTGGCCCGCTATGCCGGCCTGCTGGGCAATGTCGTGCAAACCCTTTCCGGTGCCCGCGATTTATATGTGGAGACCGTCACCGGTATTCCCCAGATCGTCATTCGCTATCGGCGGGAGGCCTTAGCGCAGTATGGCCTGAGCATTCAGGATGTCAATGAGGTGGTGCAGGCCGCCTATGCAGGAGCTGTAGCCGGATCGGTATATGAGGAAGATCGACGCTACGATCTGGTGGTGCGCCTTTCGGCTTCCGAACGAAACCGGCTTTCAACCCTCGAAAACCTGCCCGTTGCCCTACCCGATGGGCAACAGGTGCCCTTAAAGTTGCTGGCCGACATCCAGATCGTGGATGGACCCTACCAGATTCAACGAGAAGATGGGCATCGCCGCATCGTGGTGGGATTCAACGTACGCGGACGCGACGTGGAAAGCATCGTCAACGAGCTGCAGGACAAAGTAACCCGACAGATCCACCTGCCGGCCGGCTATTATATCACCTATGGCGGCGAATATGAAAACCTCCGGCAGGCTACACGACGACTATCCATTGCCGTGCCGGTGGCTTTGCTGCTCATCTTGCTGTTGCTCTATTTTGCTTTTCATCAAATCAAATATGGACTCATGATTTTCTCGGCTATTCCGCTTTCCGCCATCGGCGGCATCCTCTCGCTGTGGTTGCGGGGCATGCCCTTCAGCATATCGGCCGGAGTAGGCTTCATCGCCCTGTTCGGCGTGGCCGTGCTCAACGGCATCGTACTGGTGAGTGAAATGAATCGCGTCCAGCAAGCTCATGCCTGGCCCATCACCAGGGTTATCCTGTATGCCTCCACCATACGGCTCCGACCGGTATTGATGACGGCTTCCGTGGCTTCCCTGGGCTTCTTGCCCATGGCACTCAGCCAGTCGGCCGGCGCCGAGGTGCAACGTCCACTGGCCACGGTGGTGATCGGCGGATTGATCAGCGCTACTTTCCTTACCCTGTTCATCCTGCCCTGTTTGTATATGCTGGTGGAATCGGCTGCAGATCATGCGAGGAAAAATCGTACCGGCCCGCCGGGATTGAAACGGCTTCCTCTCTGGATCATCCTTTGCCTGCTGCCGGTCATGGGCAAGAGCCAATCAAACCCTTCTCTGCCTCTTTCCTGGGCGGAAACGAAATCCCGTATGATGACGTCCGATCCCCGCTGGCAGCAGGCCCAGCTGGAAACCGCCTGGGCGGAAGCCATGCGCCACACGGCATGGGAATTACCCAAAACCTCTCTGCAGGTTGAATACGGGCAGATCAACAGCCCGGCCTACGATACCCGTTTCATCTTCCAGCAGGATTTCTCCCTGCCGGGATATTATGCCCGCCTGAAAAAATGGGCCGACCTGCAGAGCCAGGCCGCTCAGATGCAAGCCCGATGGAAGCAGGCAGCGGTATTGAACGCCCTGCATGCCCTCTATATTGAATTGCAATACCAGCAATCCAGATTGCAATGGCTGCATAAGCTCGACAGCCTGTATGAAAAAGCCGACACCATAGCGCAGGTCCGGCTGGAGAAAGGAGAAAGCGATCTGCTGGAACGCAATGCCATCCTGCAGGAAGTCAGCCGTATCCGCATGGAATATGCCGCCGCTCAGCACGATCGACAGGCCGTACAGCAGCAGCTTGCACACTGGTTGAATACCGATTCGCTTGTGGAAGCTATCGACCCGTTTGAAGCGGCGTCGTGGGTAGTGGATACCTCATCCATCGATCAATTGCCCTATGTGCAATATCAGGCCTTTCAAACGGAAATGGCCAGACAAAACGTACGGATTGCACGTACCAGTCTCTGGCCCGACCTGAGCATCGGCTACAGCAACCAGTCGATCGTGGGCTGGTATACCGATAAAAACCGCACGGATAGCTACCTGCAGCCTTCTCAGCGCTTTTCGGCCTGGAACATCGGCCTGCATATCCCCCTGTTCCTGAAACCCTATCAATACCGGGTGCAGGCGGCCGACATCCAGGCGCGCATCCAGGCTAAAGCTTATGCCTGGACCCGCCAGTACGTGCGGATGCAGCTGGATCAACTGGTCAATAATTACCTGAAACTTCAATCTCAAATCAGTCAGTATGAGCACACCCAGCTGCCGCTGTCCCGGCAAAGCCTGCTCACGGCCAGCCAGCGATATGCAGCAGGCGATATCAACTACACCGAATGGCTGATGACCATGCGTCAGGCAGCCGATGTGCAGCTGCAATACCTGCAATGGATTCACGACGAACTGCTCACCGTGAATGAAATACATTTATGGTTCACCGATTTAAACTTTTAAACCATGCATACATTACGTTTGCTCTCGTTCCTGTTGGCTGCGTCCACGCTGCTTGCTGCGTGTTCACACGAAGCCACAACCGATCAAGCATCTTCTGCCAACAACTCCACCGCATCGGCCGACAGCATCGTTGTGTTGTCGGACGTGGAAATAAAAAACGCCGGTATTGATTTCATACAGCCGGTAGTGAAAGAGATATCGGATGAAATCACCCTGAACGGCGAGGTGGATGTGCCGCCTCAGAACCTGATTTCCATTTCCTGTCCCTTAGGCGGATTTTTAAAATATACCCATCTGTTGCCTGGCGATCATGTAAAAAAAGGAGAAGTCATTGCCACACTCGAAGATCCGCAGTTCATCCAGATGCAACAGGATTATCTTACGGCCAGGGCACGTTTGCAATTTCTCAAACAGGAACTGGAACGACAACAGGCATTGAGCGAAACGCAGGCTACAAGCCTGAAAAACTATCAGCAAACCCTTCGTGATTATGAAACGGAAAAAATCCAGATGGAAGCCCTGGCCAGCAAGCTGCGCCTTATTCATATCCATCCCGAACAGCTTAGCGATTCCACCATCCAATCGACCATCCGGCTCTATTCCCCTATCGACGGCTACATCGCCCGGGTGAATGTCAATATCGGCAAGTATGTCATGCCCACCGACGTGCTGTTTGACATCGTCGATCCGCGCGACCTGCATGCGGCAATGACTGTTTTTCAGGAAGATATCAACCGATTCCGGATAGGCACCCACGGCGAAGTATATACTACCAGCCAGCCCGGCCGGCAATATCCCGTGGAAGTCGTGTTGATTACCAGAAATGTGGATAGCAACCGAACGGGCATCTTGCATTGCCATTTTCTCAAATCACCCGACCGGCTGCTGCCCGGCATGTATCTTACAGGCACCTTCACCCTTGCCGAGCAACGACAGGTTACCGTGCCCGAAGATGCCGTGGTGCATTATCAGGGCAAAGATTATGTGTTCATTCAGGATACATCTACCCCGGCCGGCAAAACGGGCTACAGGCTGGTGCTCACCCCCGTACAAACCGGTAAAACAGAAAACGGCTGGGTAGCGCTTCCAAACGTGGATTCCACCAAATGGAAAAACTACCGCGTTGCAGCCCATAATGCTTTTGCCATTTTAGGCAAGATGAAAAACAAAATCGAAGACTGACCGGGCTTCGGATGCGGTCTTTCTTCCGGCGTTTCAGCAGAGCCCATCCGCCGCATCCCAAACTTTCTTACATTTGTTACAACAATATTCAACATGCAAATCGGCATTTATTCATTTGGTGAGCGTACGATAGATCCGGAAACCGGTCGGCTTCTTTCTCCGCAGGAGCGCATGCGCAGGCTCATGGAAGAAATCGAGCTGGCCGATCAGGTGGGGCTGGATATGTTTGCCGTGGGCGAGCATCATCGGCCCGATTTCGTGGTATCGGCGCCGGCGGTGGTGCTTGGTGCGGCTGCCGTGCGCACACGCCACATCCGGCTGAGCAGCGCAGTAGTGGTATTAAGTTCCGACGATCCGGTACGGGTATTTGAACAGTTTGCCACGGTGGACTTGCTTTCTGGCGGAAGGGCGGAAATCATGGTGGGCCGGGGATCGTTTATTGAATCCTTTCCATTGTTTGGCTATGATCTGCGCGATTATGATGCCCTGTTCGAGGAAAAGCTCGATTTGTTATTGAAATTGCGTGAGCAGGAACGCATCACCTGGTCGGGACGGTTTCGTCCGCCGTTGCGTAACCAGGGCGTCTATCCCCGCCCCATTCAGCAGCCGTTGCCGGTGTGGATTGCCGTGGGGGGAACACCCGAATCGGCCGTCAGAGCGGGAAGCCTGGGCCTGCCCATGGCTATTGCCATCATCGGTGGACTGCCCGAGCGGTTTCATTATCTGAAAGAACTTCATGCAGAAGCCGCCCGCAAGGCCGGCTATTCGACGGTACCCCCTATAAGCATCAATGCGCATGGCGTGGTGGCCGATACATCACAGGAAGCCTTTAACCAGGCTTTTCCAGCATTTAAACACATGATGGATCGCATCGGCCGGGAACGAGGCTGGCCGCCCATGACACGCGAACAGTTCGAGTTTTCCGTATCCCTGCGTGGAGCCAATTTCGTAGGCAGTCCGCAACAGGTTATCGAAAAAATTCTCTACCAGCATACCATCTTCCAGCATCAACGATTTTTAATGCAGATTTCCGTGGGCACATTGCCGCATCGCACCGTACTCCGTAGTATTGAGCTATTGGGTACGGTTGTGGCCCCTGCCGTACATAAAGCCTTAGCCACGCCGCAACCCGTAGAAGGTGAGGAATAAGACGGATGCAGGTATATACACGGAGAAGCTACCTATGCGTCATCTTCAGCTTCACATCAACACCATGTCCGGTTTGTCTGGATGGGACGAAACGGAAGGGGGAAAAACTTAAAGGTGGGAATCCCTGGAGTCATAAAATAAAAACTCCCCCACAGTTTCCTGTGGAGGGGTGATCCGGGCCGCAGCCCAGACCGATGCAAAAATAACGAACAAATACTACTTAAGCAAAATTTTTATGGTTAAAGGATTGTAAGAAATGATCTATAAGATTGACCAATAGCGCTTATGCAGTGTTCAAGTAGTTCCGTTTCAATTCCTCTATGGTGCGATTAAAACCTGCTATAGGAAAACCAATTATTACTTCTAATTATTCAGTTTCAATTCCTCTATGGTGCGATTAAAACATGAAGCACTTATGCAAAGATCAATCCTGAGCGAAGTTTCAATTCCTCTATGGTGCGATTAAAACTATGGGTTCAAGAAAATCTTCCATCCAGCACTTGTGTTTCAATTCCTCTATGGTGCGATTAAAACTTGAAGGTGGTTAATTTCATTTTTATACGTACATTGTTTCAATTCCTCTATGGTGCGATTAAAACCCATCGGTAAAAAAAGCGCTTCTGCACCAACTCTTTTGTTTCAATTCCTCTATGGTGCGATTAAAACTTCAGATACCTTGAGTATTGTCATCGAGGAATTCTGTTTCAATTCCTCTATGGTGCGATTAAAACGAACAGGTTAATAAGTGATATAGGTACTTCTCTGCGTTTCAATTCCTCTATGGTGCGATTAAAACCGGAATTTTTATATTCTTCATATATTTTATTTATATCGTTTCAATTCCTCTATGGTGCGATTAAAACCTTTAAAGGGGGAGAAATGGATGCAGGATCTAAGATGTTTCAATTCCTCTATGGTGCGATTAAAACACCAGAGCCGCAAGGCACGGATAATTTCTTAAGACGTTTCAATTCCTCTATGGTGCGATTAAAACTCAAATCGGTTGGGCTGTGTGGGTTGTGTTAAGCTTGTTTCAATTCCTCTATGGTGCGATTAAAACTTTTTGGTTAAATGTATATCAGCTCAGGTAGTTTCGTTTCAATTCCTCTATGGTGCGATTAAAACCCGCTTTCTCAAAGTGTGGTAAGTCTGGCAAATGCGTTTCAATTCCTCTATGGTGCGATTAAAACATATTCACTATAAGTTGATACTACAGTCGGAATATAGTTTCAATTCCTCTATGGTGCGATTAAAACACAGTATACTCCTTACCTACCTCATAGTATTGTATTTGTTTCAATTCCTCTATGGTGCGATTAAAACTTCTGTCTGAAACGAAGAAAAGACAGAATACACTGTACGTTTCAATTCCTCTATGGTGCGATTAAAACTTTCCATGGCCTCCCTGACGAGGTCAAAACTATCAGTTTCAATTCCTCTATGGTGCGATTAAAACGATTGTTCTCGCAGCAGTTTTTCCTGAGCAAGAATTGTTTCAATTCCTCTATGGTGCGATTAAAACCCCCGTGTCAGCCTTGAGCGTCCATGTGGGGTTGAGTTTCAATTCCTCTATGGTGCGATTAAAACATTTGCTGCGTGGTCGCACCAGTATTCCGCTGTTGCGTTTCAATTCCTCTATGGTGCGATTAAAACTCTAGGGAAAACAATAACTTGTTGTGTAACAGTTGGGTTTCAATTCCTCTATGGTGCGATTAAAACCGGTAAACTTGCGGCAACGTGTGCAAGTGAATTCCGTTTCAATTCCTCTATGGTGCGATTAAAACCCTGCTGTAGAAACGAAAATGTGTACTGGTTTGTACGTTTCAATTCCTCTATGGTGCGATTAAAACGGGCAAACAACGCTTTTACCCAAAAAAATAGTATCAGTTTCAATTCCTCTATGGTGCGATTAAAACATTCGCACGGCAAATTCAATTTTGACAAATAACAATGGTTTCAATTCCTCTATGGTGCGATTAAAACACGTAAACGTCGCATTACGGATGAACAATATTTGAGTTTCAATTCCTCTATGGTGCGATTAAAACGCCAAAAGGTTGCATTTTTTGCATCCACAAAAAAAGTTTCAATTCCTCTATGGTGCGATTAAAACTTCATGTCGCCGACGCCAGTTGCCTACAGTTGCGTGTTTCAATTCCTCTATGGTGCGATTAAAACTGGGCGTACTTCCTGCATAGCGATATGGACATCCGTTTCAATTCCTCTATGGTGCGATTAAAACTGTTGGTTTTTATATTATTTGAAAAAAAATATTGCCAGTTTCAATTCCTCTATGGTGCGATTAAAACCATCGATATTGAAAAACAGTTTGCCGTTTGAATTTAAGTTTCAATTCCTCTATGGTGCGATTAAAACAATTGTGTGAAATGTAGTTATTTAAATTTTTAATGAGTTTCAATTCCTCTATGGTGCGATTAAAACCTACCCTAACCTTCCAATTTTTACCACCACTAACAAAGTTTCAATTCCTCTATGGTGCGATTAAAACCCATCCGGTAAAAACTGATGAAAAAATGCATATAGAGTTTCAATTCCTCTATGGTGCGATTAAAACTGATCAACTTTTCTACTACCTGAATCCCTACACCTAGTTTCAATTCCTCTATGGTGCGATTAAAACAGAAAAAAATCAAGGAATATGAACTTGATGTGAAACGTTTCAATTCCTCTATGGTGCGATTAAAACTACGGGCGTTACACATCTTACCGGACATCGTTAAAGTTTCAATTCCTCTATGGTGCGATTAAAACCCTTTTCAAAAACATCATCTTTATAGCCCATGCAAGTTTCAATTCCTCTATGGTGCGATTAAAACATCTTTCCGGTAAAGAAGAAAATGGTACACAGGAAAGTTTCAATTCCTCTATGGTGCGATTAAAACGTTGAAGGTAAAGGCACAATTTTGGCAAGATAATCCCGTTTCAATTCCTCTATGGTGCGATTAAAACTTGGGTTCGTTGATTCAATGGAATCCGCCTGATACTGTTTCAATTCCTCTATGGTGCGATTAAAACATGGTTGCCCTTATGGGCAGCGAGTTAACAAAAGAGTTTCAATTCCTCTATGGTGCGATTAAAACTTTTTGTTTGAATATTCATCCGCCCAAGTTGTTTCGTTTCAATTCCTCTATGGTGCGATTAAAACGTAGTAGCCGGTCGTATCGTGCATATTCCACAACCGTTTCAATTCCTCTATGGTGCGATTAAAACCCCTTCGTGGGACAAGCATCCCGAAAATAACTTTATCCGTTTCAATTCCTCTATGGTGCGATTAAAACTTCATCGTAATTTGAAACACCATAAACTTGTTGTGCGTTTCAATTCCTCTATGGTGCGATTAAAACGTTTGGGAAGATGCGTTTCGTTCCCGAGGTTTGGGAGTTTCAATTCCTCTATGGTGCGATTAAAACAGTAACGTGGGTTTTCAATCCTTTTACAAAAACCGTTTCAATTCCTCTATGGTGCGATTAAAACTTGCTGGTGGACTTTGAATCCGGGATATACAGAGGTTTCAATTCCTCTATGGTGCGATTAAAACCAGCCCATGCCTATGCCCAGCCGGCTCGGCCGGACGAGTTTCAATTCCTCTATGGTGCGATTAAAACTCTATGCCGGCAACACATAAATACCGCAGGCGTTTATGTTTCAATTCCTCTATGGTGCGATTAAAACTTGGCAAGCATGATATCCGTCATACCACTCAAATCATGTTTCAATTCCTCTATGGTGCGATTAAAACTCCCATATTTCAGGTATAAACTTCATCTTACCAAGTTTCAATTCCTCTATGGTGCGATTAAAACCAGGCGCCGGCGGCGGTTACTCATGTTACACCAAAAAGTTTCAATTCCTCTATGGTGCGATTAAAACCACTTGATCGCCGTGAAATTCAGTAGATACAGCATGTTTCAATTCCTCTATGGTGCGATTAAAACGTTACAGCCTGTGGATTATATTGCTGCGCATAAACGTTTCAATTCCTCTATGGTGCGATTAAAACCCATTAAGCAGGATAACTTCATCCGTATCCGGTACCCGTTTCAATTCCTCTATGGTGCGATTAAAACAAGGTGATGTAGTTAATTTTATTGTACTAAATTTCCGTTTCAATTCCTCTATGGTGCGATTAAAACAGGCTAATGATAAGATGTCTCCCGTATTTCAATCATGTTTCAATTCCTCTATGGTGCGATTAAAACAGATATATTTTGTCCGAGATTAAACATATAAGAAACGTTTCAATTCCTCTATGGTGCGATTAAAACATCTAACCGGGCATCGTTAAACGGCCGGTAAACACCGTTTCAATTCCTCTATGGTGCGATTAAAACTCAAATTAAACATAAACACATCCATTTCTTTTTCTTGTTTCAATTCCTCTATGGTGCGATTAAAACCCTTGCTGTGCTGATTGGATACTTAGGTAAGACGCGTTTCAATTCCTCTATGGTGCGATTAAAACAACCAGGTAGCTATCTTGCATTT
It includes:
- a CDS encoding tRNA-(ms[2]io[6]A)-hydroxylase is translated as MLGLQLPTDPRWANLAAVSLEEILTDHAYCEQKAATQCISLIQRYPHYPELVDQLAPIVTEEWGHFRMVLAEMRKRQIPLGRQRADAYVNALMQRQQKGGDEQGRLLDQLLTCALIEARSCERFRILSEGLEDPYWQRFYRRFMESEAGHYTLFIQLAKRYIPEMRVNQRWQQWLDWEAEIIASLPLRGDRMH
- a CDS encoding CusA/CzcA family heavy metal efflux RND transporter; translated protein: MLSAIIRFSIRNKLIIGLLLIAWIGWGVANLLHLPIDAVPDITNNQVMVITVSPNLSAPDVERFITVPIEQATRNIPGITEQRSFSRSGLSLVTIVFNDQTDIYWARQQVSERLSQVRSQIPAGMGSPELGPITTGLGEIYQYVIRPLPGYEGKYSLTDLRDIQDWIVRRQLLGTPGVADVSSFGGYLKQYEVAVNMERLKTYGLSINDIFQSLTRNNQNAGGAYIERGPNVLFIRTEGLTRNLSDIRQILIKRVNGIPVHIGDVADVHIGHAIRYGAMVYTNRENQQEVAGAVLMMIKGGNSNQVIQAVKKKIAEIQKTLPEGVVIEPFLDRTKMVNNAIHTVEKNLSEGALIVVFVLVLFLANIRAGLIVASVIPLSMLFAVSMMNLFGVSGNLMSLGALDFGLLVDGGVIIVEAVMHKLRHAESFPGKTVLDQLEMDRVVTESAEKMMNAAAFGQFIILIVYLPILSLQGIEGKMFRPMAETVAFAVLGAFLLSVTYVPMISSLLLQKKISGRIHYADRALHVLQKHYRRALVWTLKHWKPVLASAIALFAVSLWILSQLGGEFIPQLEEGDFAVDTRLLTGASLTNTIQTTSKAARLLVDSFPEVEKVVVKIGSGEIPTDPMPVEASDMMVILKDKSEWTSAHSFPELADKMSRVLQAIPGIATGFQFPVQMRFNELMTGARQDVVCKIFGDDLDTLARYAGLLGNVVQTLSGARDLYVETVTGIPQIVIRYRREALAQYGLSIQDVNEVVQAAYAGAVAGSVYEEDRRYDLVVRLSASERNRLSTLENLPVALPDGQQVPLKLLADIQIVDGPYQIQREDGHRRIVVGFNVRGRDVESIVNELQDKVTRQIHLPAGYYITYGGEYENLRQATRRLSIAVPVALLLILLLLYFAFHQIKYGLMIFSAIPLSAIGGILSLWLRGMPFSISAGVGFIALFGVAVLNGIVLVSEMNRVQQAHAWPITRVILYASTIRLRPVLMTASVASLGFLPMALSQSAGAEVQRPLATVVIGGLISATFLTLFILPCLYMLVESAADHARKNRTGPPGLKRLPLWIILCLLPVMGKSQSNPSLPLSWAETKSRMMTSDPRWQQAQLETAWAEAMRHTAWELPKTSLQVEYGQINSPAYDTRFIFQQDFSLPGYYARLKKWADLQSQAAQMQARWKQAAVLNALHALYIELQYQQSRLQWLHKLDSLYEKADTIAQVRLEKGESDLLERNAILQEVSRIRMEYAAAQHDRQAVQQQLAHWLNTDSLVEAIDPFEAASWVVDTSSIDQLPYVQYQAFQTEMARQNVRIARTSLWPDLSIGYSNQSIVGWYTDKNRTDSYLQPSQRFSAWNIGLHIPLFLKPYQYRVQAADIQARIQAKAYAWTRQYVRMQLDQLVNNYLKLQSQISQYEHTQLPLSRQSLLTASQRYAAGDINYTEWLMTMRQAADVQLQYLQWIHDELLTVNEIHLWFTDLNF
- a CDS encoding efflux RND transporter periplasmic adaptor subunit; the encoded protein is MHTLRLLSFLLAASTLLAACSHEATTDQASSANNSTASADSIVVLSDVEIKNAGIDFIQPVVKEISDEITLNGEVDVPPQNLISISCPLGGFLKYTHLLPGDHVKKGEVIATLEDPQFIQMQQDYLTARARLQFLKQELERQQALSETQATSLKNYQQTLRDYETEKIQMEALASKLRLIHIHPEQLSDSTIQSTIRLYSPIDGYIARVNVNIGKYVMPTDVLFDIVDPRDLHAAMTVFQEDINRFRIGTHGEVYTTSQPGRQYPVEVVLITRNVDSNRTGILHCHFLKSPDRLLPGMYLTGTFTLAEQRQVTVPEDAVVHYQGKDYVFIQDTSTPAGKTGYRLVLTPVQTGKTENGWVALPNVDSTKWKNYRVAAHNAFAILGKMKNKIED
- a CDS encoding LLM class flavin-dependent oxidoreductase, which produces MQIGIYSFGERTIDPETGRLLSPQERMRRLMEEIELADQVGLDMFAVGEHHRPDFVVSAPAVVLGAAAVRTRHIRLSSAVVVLSSDDPVRVFEQFATVDLLSGGRAEIMVGRGSFIESFPLFGYDLRDYDALFEEKLDLLLKLREQERITWSGRFRPPLRNQGVYPRPIQQPLPVWIAVGGTPESAVRAGSLGLPMAIAIIGGLPERFHYLKELHAEAARKAGYSTVPPISINAHGVVADTSQEAFNQAFPAFKHMMDRIGRERGWPPMTREQFEFSVSLRGANFVGSPQQVIEKILYQHTIFQHQRFLMQISVGTLPHRTVLRSIELLGTVVAPAVHKALATPQPVEGEE